The following is a genomic window from Bacteroidales bacterium.
TACTGTTACAAGAATAACAATAAAAGCGATACTTATTTATTCCGTTAATTCAATCATAAGGGTAATTGTATACAAATAAAATTTTCTGACATATACGCTAAAGTCTTCTGCTGATGGATGATTTAGCACAACTAAATTTCCTTCTCAGGTTAGCATCTGCGGCTTTTTAATGCAGAAACCAATGCTGAAAACCACTTAAATTACCCCTAATATGGGGCTATTTGCACATATGGCGATGTGTATTTATACCAATATGAATATCGCATAATTGCCATTGAATCATCCGGTTCCATTAAATATATTTGATCAAAACTTATAAAGGGGAATTTATGCTCGATGTTTTGATAAACAAGTCGGATGAGAAAGCTGAATCTTCGAAGGCTCTGAGAGTAAGCGACAGAGCAGATAAGCCTATAAAAAGTCTCATGAAATCTGTCTCATGGCGCATAGTGGGAACTCTTGATACCATGATCATCAGTTACTTTATCACAGGGAAAATTACTCTTGCTCTGTCTATCGGAAGTGTTGAGGTTCTTACGAAGACGATACTTTACTACTTCCATGAAAGAATATGGGCGCATATTCATAAAATCAGACTTATCAAATTAATAAAATCAAACAGGAAAAAATATGAAGTTAAACGATCTGAGGCAGCAGTTGTCAGGTAAATCTATTGAAGAACGCCTCGAAATAATCGTAAATTCATTTCCGGGAAAAACAATTTTCACAACAAGTTTCGGAATTGAGGATCAGGTAATTACACAGAAAATATTCACAAATAACCTGCCCATTAAAGTCGCTACACTCGACACTGGCAGGTTATTCCCCGAGACTTATGAAGTATTCTCCCAGACAGTTATCAGGTATAATAAGAATATCGATGTCTATTTTCCCGATTATCAGGCAGTTGAAACAATGGTATCACAAAAGGGACCATTAAGTTTTTATAAGTCTGTTGAAAACAGGAAAGAGTGCTGTACAATCAGAAAGGTGATACCGCTTAACAGAGCCCTTTCAGGTATGGAGTGCTGGATATCGGGGATAAGGGCAAGCCAGTCTGATAACAGGAGCAATATGAGTGACCTGGAATTTGATGAGGACAAAAAACTATTCAAGTTTCACCCACTCTTCGACTGGTCATTCGAGGATGTTGAAAAGTATATAAAAGAAAATTATATACCATACAACTCACTGCACGACAAAGGA
Proteins encoded in this region:
- a CDS encoding phosphoadenylyl-sulfate reductase, with translation MKLNDLRQQLSGKSIEERLEIIVNSFPGKTIFTTSFGIEDQVITQKIFTNNLPIKVATLDTGRLFPETYEVFSQTVIRYNKNIDVYFPDYQAVETMVSQKGPLSFYKSVENRKECCTIRKVIPLNRALSGMECWISGIRASQSDNRSNMSDLEFDEDKKLFKFHPLFDWSFEDVEKYIKENYIPYNSLHDKGYLSIGCEPCTRAIKPGEDFRAGRWWWENEGPKECGCHVK
- a CDS encoding DUF2061 domain-containing protein, coding for MLDVLINKSDEKAESSKALRVSDRADKPIKSLMKSVSWRIVGTLDTMIISYFITGKITLALSIGSVEVLTKTILYYFHERIWAHIHKIRLIKLIKSNRKKYEVKRSEAAVVR